A single Desulfobaculum xiamenense DNA region contains:
- a CDS encoding response regulator, with the protein MHRVLIVEDESIIAMGLRHQLRALGLDTVAVAACARDALECMRRHCVELVFMDVMLSGRRDGIEAAEAIRGVREVPVIFMSAFTDGDTELRARRAGGVAFLSKPAEDSELAGVLRTIFGPLRGDGPVMDEAVSGHDGADVPV; encoded by the coding sequence ATGCACAGGGTGTTGATCGTCGAGGACGAGTCGATCATCGCGATGGGATTGAGGCATCAGCTGCGGGCGCTTGGTCTTGACACCGTGGCCGTGGCCGCCTGCGCGCGGGATGCGCTGGAGTGCATGCGTCGTCACTGCGTGGAGCTTGTGTTTATGGATGTAATGCTTTCTGGACGGCGCGACGGCATAGAGGCTGCCGAGGCCATTCGCGGCGTGCGCGAGGTGCCGGTGATCTTCATGTCCGCGTTCACCGACGGGGATACGGAACTCCGTGCGCGCAGGGCCGGAGGAGTCGCCTTTCTGTCCAAGCCCGCCGAGGATAGCGAGCTTGCTGGAGTGTTGCGGACGATTTTCGGCCCCCTTCGCGGAGACGGGCCGGTGATGGATGAGGCGGTTTCCGGTCATGACGGCGCAGATGTGCCGGTCTGA
- a CDS encoding GAF domain-containing protein — MAVKTDVTLLNQILEHRLEQDDIKRLLGVLSAEDREMFLSKLADVLGKMNALLDVSNRLADSLSLDTLFQRLVEITTTAVNADRGTIFLNDPETSELFARVAMGGEAMREIRFPNHLGIAGSVYTTGEAIVIHDAYADPRFNPEVDKKTGYRTRNIITAPIRNKRGEMVGVLQLLNKQDGEFSDSDLSLLEALASQASAALQNAQLFEAVERAREEETYIQELTQALSSELHLLPLLQKIMETTTKILEADRSTLFLFDEKSGELWSQVAQGMDNLEIRFPSHLGIAGEAFTCGTTINIPDAYADPRFNPAVDKKTGYRTRTILCAPVLNKEGHIIGVTQVLNKKAGPFTPYDERRLKSFSAQAAIAIENATLFEDVLNMRNYSESMLQSMSNGVLTLDAAGLVQKVNRAAQRILGFEEEALVGRVAGDIFVDANLWVAEAVARVAETAEPDIAVDASLTRADGATLSVNFQVVPLKSAKGVHIGTMLVFEDISGEKRLKGTLARYMTKEVADRLLEAGEDVLGGKMQMATILFSDIRSFTTLSEQLGAEETVSMLNEYFTLMVDEIFGHGGILDKYIGDAIMAVFGTPFSTGEDEDNAVRAGIGMMRALHAFNVGRSESSKPPINIGIGINTNPVVVGNIGSLRRMDYTCIGDGVNLAARLESACKTYRTNLLVSEFTRERLRGEYMIREVDLITVKGKTRPVAVFEVLDYHTSETYPDMARALDIYAQALDAYRAREFERGLGLFESILILNPNDGLAAVYTVRCKHFMAEPPPEDWHGVWVMTTK, encoded by the coding sequence ATGGCAGTGAAGACGGATGTGACGCTCCTCAATCAGATTCTTGAGCATCGTCTCGAACAGGACGACATCAAGCGTCTGCTCGGCGTGCTGTCCGCCGAGGACCGCGAGATGTTCCTCTCCAAGCTCGCGGACGTGCTGGGCAAGATGAACGCGTTGCTCGACGTCTCGAACCGCCTTGCCGATTCCCTGTCCCTCGACACGCTCTTCCAGCGGCTGGTGGAAATCACGACCACCGCTGTCAACGCCGATCGCGGCACCATCTTTCTGAATGATCCTGAGACGAGCGAGCTGTTCGCCCGTGTGGCCATGGGCGGCGAGGCCATGCGCGAGATACGCTTCCCGAATCATCTGGGCATAGCGGGCAGCGTCTACACCACCGGCGAGGCCATCGTCATCCACGATGCCTATGCCGATCCGCGTTTCAATCCCGAGGTGGACAAGAAGACCGGCTACCGTACGCGCAACATCATCACCGCGCCCATCCGCAACAAGCGCGGCGAGATGGTTGGCGTGCTCCAACTGCTCAACAAGCAGGACGGGGAGTTCTCGGATTCCGACCTCTCGCTTCTGGAGGCGCTGGCCTCGCAGGCGTCTGCCGCGTTGCAGAACGCCCAGCTTTTCGAGGCCGTGGAGCGCGCCCGCGAGGAGGAAACCTACATTCAGGAGCTGACGCAGGCCCTGTCCTCGGAACTGCATCTCCTGCCGCTGCTCCAGAAGATCATGGAGACCACCACCAAGATTCTGGAGGCCGACCGCAGCACGCTGTTCCTCTTCGACGAGAAGAGCGGGGAGTTGTGGTCGCAGGTGGCGCAGGGCATGGACAATCTCGAAATCCGCTTCCCCAGCCACCTCGGCATAGCGGGCGAGGCCTTCACCTGCGGGACGACCATCAACATCCCCGACGCCTACGCCGACCCCCGCTTCAACCCCGCAGTAGACAAGAAGACGGGCTACCGCACCCGCACCATCCTTTGCGCTCCCGTACTCAACAAGGAAGGCCACATCATCGGCGTGACGCAGGTCCTGAACAAGAAGGCCGGGCCGTTCACCCCCTACGACGAACGCCGCCTCAAGTCCTTTTCCGCGCAGGCCGCCATCGCAATTGAGAACGCCACGCTTTTCGAGGACGTGCTCAACATGCGCAACTACTCCGAAAGCATGCTCCAGAGCATGTCCAATGGCGTGTTGACCCTCGACGCGGCGGGGCTGGTGCAGAAAGTCAACCGCGCGGCGCAGCGCATTCTGGGTTTCGAGGAGGAGGCGCTTGTCGGGCGGGTGGCCGGGGACATCTTCGTCGATGCCAACCTGTGGGTGGCCGAGGCCGTGGCACGCGTGGCCGAGACCGCAGAGCCGGACATTGCCGTGGATGCCTCGCTGACGCGTGCCGACGGCGCGACGCTGTCCGTGAACTTTCAGGTGGTCCCCCTCAAGAGCGCGAAGGGAGTGCACATCGGCACCATGCTCGTGTTCGAGGACATAAGCGGCGAGAAGCGCCTCAAGGGGACGCTTGCGCGCTACATGACCAAGGAGGTGGCCGACAGGCTTCTCGAAGCCGGCGAGGACGTGCTCGGCGGCAAGATGCAGATGGCCACCATCCTCTTTTCGGACATCAGGAGCTTCACCACGCTGTCCGAGCAACTGGGCGCGGAGGAGACCGTGTCCATGCTCAACGAGTATTTCACACTGATGGTGGACGAGATATTCGGGCACGGCGGCATCCTCGACAAGTACATCGGCGATGCGATCATGGCCGTGTTCGGCACGCCGTTCTCCACCGGCGAGGACGAGGACAACGCCGTGCGCGCGGGTATAGGCATGATGCGCGCGCTACACGCCTTCAATGTCGGCCGCTCGGAATCGAGCAAACCGCCCATCAACATCGGCATCGGCATCAACACCAACCCCGTGGTCGTGGGCAACATCGGCTCGCTGCGGCGCATGGACTACACCTGCATCGGCGATGGCGTGAACCTCGCCGCGCGTCTCGAATCCGCCTGCAAGACCTACCGGACCAATCTGCTCGTTTCGGAGTTCACGCGCGAGCGGCTCAGGGGCGAGTACATGATCCGCGAAGTGGACCTCATTACGGTCAAGGGCAAGACCCGCCCGGTGGCCGTATTCGAGGTCCTCGACTACCATACGTCCGAAACCTATCCGGACATGGCGCGTGCGCTGGACATTTACGCGCAGGCGCTCGACGCCTACCGCGCGCGCGAGTTCGAGCGCGGCCTCGGGCTGTTCGAGAGCATCCTCATCCTGAATCCCAATGACGGGCTTGCGGCGGTGTACACCGTGCGCTGCAAGCACTTCATGGCCGAGCCGCCGCCGGAGGACTGGCATGGCGTGTGGGTTATGACCACGAAATAG